The Mangrovivirga cuniculi genomic sequence AAATATGGGCAAACCCAATTCCTTTATATCTTATGGACCTCAGTGGGCCGAAGCTGGCTCAGCTCCATATAAATATTTCAAAGGTTATACCACCGAGGGAGGTATGATAGCACCTATTATCATAACAGGTCCGGGTGTAAACCGTAAAAATGAAATTCACAATAACTTTACAACCCTGGTTGATCTTGCTCCTACATTTTATGAAATATCAGGTTCCACGTATCCTGACACCTATAATGGGAATAAGATCTACCCATTAAAAGGTGAATCATTACTTCCTTTTCTCAGTGGTAAAAACAATGAGACCCATTCAGAAGATTATGTATTTGCTTTAGAACATTCACTTCGGTCAATGGTCCGAAAAGGAGACTGGAAGATCACCAATATCTCCAGGCCATTCAACATTGATTCTTTTAAATTGTATAATATAAAAAATGACCTGGCTGAAATACATGACCTTAAAGAAAAAGAACCAGAAAAATTCCAGAAATTGATTGAGGAATGGAAAAAATATAAAGCTGAAACGAGATTATTGACCAAAAGACAGAATCAATCTGAATAGTTCATCACCTAAAATATTTGAGAAGCATTATATTTAATCAGGGACTATTTTATTAATTAGAGATTTAATATATACGTCAAAATAAAATATAACTTTTTTTATCTAGAGCAGATTGTTTCTGAACATCGTTTTATTTATACCTAGTTTTTTATATTACCCTTGTTTAAAGATAGCTCTATCCCTGTTTACATGACTTGAAAAATTGAAGTAACAGCAATTTTTAAAGAGATCGGAATTCACTCAACAAATTCAATAACAACTTTTTAAAGGATTTTGCCTTAATCCTGAAAAAGACTAGTTTTAGATGAATTAACTATGCTAATTGAATTTTATAAAAGTATTTTTTCAACTGGCAAATGACATCAATTAAAAAACATTTTTTTAGAAAGCCCCTAAAATTTAATCTCACAAGTTTACTTACCGGACTCATTATTTGGTTATTATCGGCTTACATTTTCTATGCCTTATTCCAGTTATTCAGGGAAGCGTTAAGATTGTTTACCGGCTATTTTGGAGACAAAACCTTAATTATACTCTCTCCTACTGAAAATTACATCTATAATGTATTTTATGCATCGATAGCCTCAGCATTGGGTTATTCATTTGCATTAAAATTTATTCTACAAACCTCATTATATAAATTCAATAGAAAAGCCAGGTTCCAGATCAAAAGAACATTAAATATTGAAGGATTTAATACCTGGTCATATTTGTTTTGGATAGGTAAAATGGGAAGCCTGCTTGGAGTCTGGTATCTCACTATAGCTTTTCAATATAATTTAAACCTGTTAGAGGAATTCCCCACTTTACTTGTCCTCCTTCCTATTGTTCTTTTTTACTCATCATGGCCAAATTTTAGCCGCGTGATCAGCAAAAACAAAGGTTGGTGGTTTATCAGCATATCGATGATTTTTTTAATTACCAGTTTTACCTATGGCACAAAGAATTTTCTTGATTATAAAAAAAATAACGATAAAATACTAAGCCAATCAATCCCACATGTATACAACCTGCAAGTACCCAAAAGCCAAAGTCAGCGCAGAATCACAAGAAAATGGAGTGTAATTGACATGTATGTTGTGAAGGACACTGCTGTTGCTTCTGATCCTGCTATCTTCTTTAAAGATATAAACAACAAAATCTATATTAATCAAATCAAAAATGAAATTGCAGACCTCGGATTTACACCACCTGATCAACCAATAATAAATCTACGC encodes the following:
- a CDS encoding ExbD/TolR family protein, which encodes MTSIKKHFFRKPLKFNLTSLLTGLIIWLLSAYIFYALFQLFREALRLFTGYFGDKTLIILSPTENYIYNVFYASIASALGYSFALKFILQTSLYKFNRKARFQIKRTLNIEGFNTWSYLFWIGKMGSLLGVWYLTIAFQYNLNLLEEFPTLLVLLPIVLFYSSWPNFSRVISKNKGWWFISISMIFLITSFTYGTKNFLDYKKNNDKILSQSIPHVYNLQVPKSQSQRRITRKWSVIDMYVVKDTAVASDPAIFFKDINNKIYINQIKNEIADLGFTPPDQPIINLRIDTRIPVGFVKSIIKEIRKAGIYDIQLSTAAENSKYPPDYPDFRYFGIRKVLPRYFPEIEAFLDSAEQIDLSGKRIRINDSYKYRNNLIKQFNRIEIAVSKDSITLNGKKTDKKKLEEIVYKFIKKYSPGYVIIFNSDNNISYRRYINTLDILHSQVDRLRNERSLVQNGRTYESWNMSNEFELIKRQYPIRILEWTEEEQRINDLAE